The Akkermansia muciniphila genome includes the window CCCTGATCCGCATTTCGGGAACGGACTTCCGGGAGAAAAATACGCTATAAAACAATTTCCGGAAAATCCCTTTAAAGAAGCGGCCTGAATAAGCAAGACCAGTTTACAACGCATTCCTTCTGTCTTACTATCCCAATCAGGAGAACAGCCATGAAAGACGCAGAAGCAACAATCGGGAACCTCATTGACCACCAGAAGGTGGCATTCATCAGCTCTATTGATGGGCAGGGCTATCCGAATACGAAGGCCATGCTACCGCCCCGGAAAAGGGAGGGCATTAAGGTATTCTACTTCACCACCAACACCTCCTCCATGCGTACAGGGCAATATCAAGACAATCCGAAAGCCTGCGTTTACTTTTGTGACCGGAGATTTTTCAGAGGAGTCATGCTTCTCGGCTCCATGGAAGTGCTGGAGGACAGGATCTATAAAGAGATGATTTGGAGGGAGGGAGACACCATGTACTATCCGGAGGGAGTAACCGACCCGGATTATTGCGTCCTGCGGTTTACCGCCACGCAGGGCAGATTCTACAGCAACTTCAGCTCTGAAAACTTTAATATCATATAAAGCCTTCCACGCCACATGGCCAACGTCCTGCAAAGGATTCCGGTTGGGGAGGCAAAAAGCCGGGCCTTCCGGAAAAAATTCTCCTCTGGAAGAGAGAAAGATTAAATCAATCAGGGACATTAAAGAGGGATATTTCTATAGACGGCCTTCCGTTGAAATTCCTTCATCGTAAGCATGTGGACTTGCCAAGGCATGGGAATTCTGTAAACTGTTCCGTCCTCAGACAACATCCTTTTTCCCAGGTTATGCCAGACGCTCGCTTTCAACCACTTCCCGGATTCCGTGATTTTGCCCCGGCGGACTGCGCCGTGCGCAACTACCTCTTTAACGCATGGAAGAGGGTGGCGCACCGCTATGGATTCCTGGAATGGGAAGGCCCCACCGTGGAAGCCACGGAGCTCTATCTTAAAAAGAGCGGAGGCGAACTGCCCACCCAGCTTTTCCGCTTTACGGACCAGGGCGACAGGGACATCACCATCCGCCCGGAACTCACCGCCTCCCTGGGACGCATTGCCGCCGCCTACCAGCGGGAATACACCAAGCCGCTCAAGTGGTTTGAAATAGGCTCCTGCTTCCGTTACGAAAAACCCCAGAAAGGACGCCTGCGCGAATTCTACCAGTTCAACGCGGACATTCTGGGGGAAGGTTCCGCCTGGGCGGACTCCGAACTGATTGCCCTGGCCATTGACTGCATGAGGGAGCTGGGCTTTACGCAGCAAGACTTCATCGTGCGCGTCTCCGACCGCGAAGCCTGGATCAGGTTTGCCGCGGAACACGGCGTGCAGGAGCAGGACATTCCCGCCTTCCTGGGCATTGTGGACAAATTTGAACGCGACCGCCCGGAAGAATGCCAGCGCAAGCTGGACGCCTTCCAGATCAGCCGCGGCGACCTGGTGGCCTTCATTGAGAACCCGCCCGCCGGAGCTTCCGAACGCTATGACATCCTGCTGAAAGACCTGGAAGCCCGCGGACTGGACGGCTATGTGAAGCTGGACCTCTCCGTGGTGCGCGGACTGGCCTACTACACCGGGCTCGTCTTTGAAATCTTTGATACGCAGCGCAGCCTGCGCGCCGTGGCCGGCGGAGGCCGCTATGATACGCTGGTAAGCGCCCTCTCCAACAACGCGGTGGACATGCCTGCCACCGGCTTTGCCATGGGAGACGCCGTCATTACCCACCTCATTGACCAGACCCCGCACGCCAAGGCGCTGAAAGACGCGGCCCTGGCCGCCGCGGGCTGCGACGTCTTCATGGTGCAGGCCTCCGAAAACCGCCGCGCGGAAATACTCTCCATCGCCTCCGCCCTCCGGGACCAGGGGTACAGCGTGGACCTTCCCCTTACCCTCACCAAGGTCAACGGCCAATTGCAGAAAGCCGTTAAATCCGGCGCGCGCGCGGCCCTGATCGTAGGGGACGACTTCCCTTCCCTGGAACTGCGCGACCTGGGCGCGCGCACCTCATCCTCCGTCGTCATGGACGACCTGTTTGACGCGCTGGCCTCCATGACGGGCCGCGACTGATATTTCCCTCCCCTCCTTCCATTTTCAACAAAGATGAACTCATACCGCACTCATACCTGCAGCGAATTGCGCGCTGCGAACATTGGCAAGCCGACCACACTCATCGGCTGGGTAGATTCCGTCCGTGACCACGGCGGCGTCATATTTATCGACTTGCGCGACCGCTCCGGCATCACGCAGGTAGTCTTTCACCCGGAAGTCAACCAGGACGTGGCGAAGGCCTCCCAGCAGCTCCGCTCCGAAGACATGATCCAGATATCCGGCACCGTGGCTGCGCGCCTGAAAACGGACACGGTAGACACCACCAATGCGGACCTTCCGACCGGGGAAATTGAAGTCTCCGCGGACACCCTGAACGTCATCAACAAGGCGGACGTGCTCCCCTTCCAGCTGGACCGGGCCCTCTCCAATGAAGACCTGCGCCTCAAGTACCGCTTTCTGGACCTGCGCCGCCCGTCCATGGTCCGCAACATGCAGATACGCCATCGCGTGACCAAGACCACGCGCGACTATCTGGATGAACACGGCTTCCTGGAAATTGAAACGCCCATCCTCTCCAAATCCACGCCTGAAGGCGCGCGCGACTTCCTGGTCCCCTCCCGCCTGGCACCCGGCAAATTCTATGCCCTCCCCCAGGCCCCGCAGCAGTACAAGCAATTGCTCATGGTAGCCGGCATGGAACGCTACTTCCAGATCGCCCGCTGCTTCCGTGACGAAGACCTGCGTGCGGACCGTCAGCTGGAATTCACCCAGGTGGACATTGAAGCCTCCTTCATCACGCCGGAAGACATCTACAACCTGGTGGAAGGCCTGCTCAAGCGCGTGTACAAGGAATCCCTGGACGTGGACATCCCCACTCCCTTCCCCCGCATGACGTGGAGGGAGGCCATGGACCAGTACGGCTCCGACAAGCCGGAACGCCGCTTCGGCATGAAGCTGACGGACGTCTCCTCTATCTTTGAAAACAGCGGGTTCAAGGTATTCGCCTCCGCCGTAAGCAATGGAGGCGTGGTCAAGGCCATCAACGCCAAGGGGTTCGGCTCCGCCTCCGTCGGACAAATCGACGCTCTGACGAAAACCGCCGTGGAAGCCGGGGCCAAGGGCCTG containing:
- the aspS gene encoding aspartate--tRNA ligase, which codes for MNSYRTHTCSELRAANIGKPTTLIGWVDSVRDHGGVIFIDLRDRSGITQVVFHPEVNQDVAKASQQLRSEDMIQISGTVAARLKTDTVDTTNADLPTGEIEVSADTLNVINKADVLPFQLDRALSNEDLRLKYRFLDLRRPSMVRNMQIRHRVTKTTRDYLDEHGFLEIETPILSKSTPEGARDFLVPSRLAPGKFYALPQAPQQYKQLLMVAGMERYFQIARCFRDEDLRADRQLEFTQVDIEASFITPEDIYNLVEGLLKRVYKESLDVDIPTPFPRMTWREAMDQYGSDKPERRFGMKLTDVSSIFENSGFKVFASAVSNGGVVKAINAKGFGSASVGQIDALTKTAVEAGAKGLAYIKVREEDWRSPISKFLSDEEKQKLTEALNIETGDLVLFAAGPWEPSCDILGRVRLQCAEFMELLKDNTERDFLWVIEFPLVGWDEEEQRWVAIHHPFTRPVKEDEEKLLKGELSADLRAQAYDVVLNGTELGGGSIRIHERDLQSAMFKALGITEEQAREQFGHILDAFSFGAPPHGGLALGLDRLVMMICNAESIREVIAFPKNNRGADLMSDSPAAAEERQLRDIHIQVKLPAKK
- the hisS gene encoding histidine--tRNA ligase → MPDARFQPLPGFRDFAPADCAVRNYLFNAWKRVAHRYGFLEWEGPTVEATELYLKKSGGELPTQLFRFTDQGDRDITIRPELTASLGRIAAAYQREYTKPLKWFEIGSCFRYEKPQKGRLREFYQFNADILGEGSAWADSELIALAIDCMRELGFTQQDFIVRVSDREAWIRFAAEHGVQEQDIPAFLGIVDKFERDRPEECQRKLDAFQISRGDLVAFIENPPAGASERYDILLKDLEARGLDGYVKLDLSVVRGLAYYTGLVFEIFDTQRSLRAVAGGGRYDTLVSALSNNAVDMPATGFAMGDAVITHLIDQTPHAKALKDAALAAAGCDVFMVQASENRRAEILSIASALRDQGYSVDLPLTLTKVNGQLQKAVKSGARAALIVGDDFPSLELRDLGARTSSSVVMDDLFDALASMTGRD
- a CDS encoding pyridoxamine 5'-phosphate oxidase family protein, whose protein sequence is MKDAEATIGNLIDHQKVAFISSIDGQGYPNTKAMLPPRKREGIKVFYFTTNTSSMRTGQYQDNPKACVYFCDRRFFRGVMLLGSMEVLEDRIYKEMIWREGDTMYYPEGVTDPDYCVLRFTATQGRFYSNFSSENFNII